The proteins below are encoded in one region of Apium graveolens cultivar Ventura chromosome 4, ASM990537v1, whole genome shotgun sequence:
- the LOC141716833 gene encoding uncharacterized protein LOC141716833, whose amino-acid sequence MGRGSRKKKQAIKDEIQLHKKFKQKWQVKQKELNSNRDAKMESGSQCSQKLAKTSVPLVPFEISASDLPAARNLAQPEINKEIEFAEIGSQCSQDLTTSSVPQVLPEWVPELDDIDPSANEKEAGLTFESLYNSLLRPDGRPSLLYPKYRRLQVFKDIVDETEFMPVPKTKENTGRKTESSSHASQCSQDLSTSFVPTVLPDQVPQMDQIHPSDKELEAAGILFGSFRRISLHEDGSPRLLNPRHNSHGSRELSISSKMKLNSNSSYVTDQVSQMDHIRPFDKELEAAGIFFGSFRRISLHEDGSPPLLNPHHSSHGSRESTISSMPNKTVKQSTSPTNLNSTEEFVRVPNRKTNNGRKTENSSPGSQVFTIFSVPEKSVKNCTRPPDLKSKEFPAVSHTNDSTTRKTVSSSHGSQELAISSVQNRTVKHCTSPPDITPQKELPLLPEKNKNTGKEPAESGSQVSQELGSSAPSKTVEIYANNLPAEENMRLPKINKETGKETEVTESGSQCSQDLSTSSVPKVLPDQVHQLDHIHLSDEELEAGPIFRSFHDAGHHRDGSPPLQGRGHMWSCPCVVL is encoded by the exons GTGGCTCCCAGTGTTCCCAGAAATTGGCTAAAACCTCTGTGCCTTTGGTACCATTCGAGATAAGTGCTAGTGATCTGCCAGCTGCGAGAAATTTGGCTCAACCAGAAATCAACAAAGAGATAGAGTTTGCAGAGATTGGCTCCCAGTGTTCCCAGGATTTAACTACATCCTCGGTTCCTCAAGTGCTCCCAG AGTGGGTACCAGAATTGGATGACATAGACCCTTCTGCTAATGAGAAAGAGGCTGGTCTAACTTTTGAAAGCTTATACAATAGCCTTCTCCGTCCGGATGGGAGACCGTCTCTTCTGTACCCTAAGTATCGACGTCTGCAAGTATTTAAAGATATTGTAGACGAGACGGAGTTTATGCCGGTGccaaaaacaaaagaaaatactGGAAGAAAAACAGAGAGTAGCTCCCATGCCTCCCAGTGTTCCCAGGATCTAAGTACATCCTTTGTGCCTACAGTTCTCCCAG ACCAGGTTCCACAAATGGATCAGATACACCCTTCTGACAAAGAGCTAGAGGCTGCTGGTATATTATTCGGAAGCTTCCGTCGTATCAGTCTCCATGAGGATGGGAGCCCACGTCTTCTGAACCCTCGCCATAACTCCCATGGCTCCCGGGAGTTAAGTATTTCCTCTAAAATGAAGTTGAATTCTAATTCTTCTTATGTTACAGACCAGGTTTCACAAATGGATCACATACGCCCTTTTGATAAAGAGCTAGAGGCTGCTGGTATATTCTTCGGAAGTTTCCGTCGTATCAGTCTCCATGAGGATGGGAGCCCGCCTCTTCTGAACCCTCATCATAGCTCCCATGGCTCCCGGGAGTCGACTATTTCCTCTATGCCGAACAAAACTGTTAAGCAATCCACAAGTCCTACAAATCTTAATTCTACTGAAGAGTTTGTGCGGGTGCCAAACAGAAAAACAAATAATGGAAGAAAAACAGAGAATAGCTCCCCTGGCTCCCAGGTGTTCACCATTTTCTCTGTGCCGGAAAAATCTGTTAAGAATTGCACACGTCCTCCAGATCTCAAGTCCAAGGAGTTTCCAGCAGTGTCACACACAAACGACAGTACTACAAGAAAGACAGTGAGTAGTTCTCACGGCTCCCAGGAGTTGGCCATTTCCTCTGTGCAGAACAGAACTGTTAAGCATTGCACAAGTCCTCCAGATATTACGCCTCAGAAGGAGTTGCCGCTGCTACCAGAAAAAAACAAGAACACTGGAAAAGAGCCGGCAGAGAGTGGCTCCCAGGTTTCCCAGGAGTTGGGTAGTTCTGCGCCTTCCAAAACTGTTGAGATATACGCTAATAATCTGCCAGCTGAAGAGAATATGCGTCTACCAAAGATCAACAAAGAGACTGGAAAAGAGACAGAGGTCACAGAGAGTGGTTCCCAGTGTTCCCAGGATCTGAGTACATCTTCTGTACCTAAAGTGCTCCCAG ACCAGGTTCACCAATTGGATCACATACATCTTTCTGATGAAGAGCTAGAGGCTGGTCCAATATTCAGAAGCTTCCATGATGCCGGTCACCATCGGGATGGGAGCCCGCCTCTTCAGGGACGAGGCCACATGTGGTCATGTCCATGTGTGGTCCTTTGA